The genomic region AAATTACTGTTtgttatcaaatcatgtctgttttatattatgtatatatataaatgcgtatatatatatatattatatatagaaagttgaaaaatagaaaaacacgcaaataaggtgtaaaaacacaaaaacaaaaattgagtgtgttttatcttgtctcgaaAAATACAAAGACACAAATTGTTTTTACCAGATATAGAGGTGGCTGTACTTTGTTCTCAAAACATTATACTCTCTTTCTTTATCGGGTAGCTCTGCAAAACTCAAGCGCGCCGTGACGGGGGATGATCGGAGGCAGATCATCATGGAAACTGCATTTAACGGTGCAGAATAACATCCCCGTGCTTTGGACATGCATTTCTTTCTTGTGTAATGAGAATAGACGGACCCTTCAAGAACTTTACACCACCAGCGCCACTGCAACTTCCAACTCTAAAAGCAGCATTTTGTCACGCAGCAGATTTTCCTCTTTATCTGAAAAGAAAGATGATTCAGTCGCTTGTCTCAGTTTTAGTTCAACCTACGATTATAATGTACGGATGGGGGAACTGGGTCGTCGGGGAAACGTCAGTGCAGCATGCAAACTGTTCGAAAGCATGCCGGAACGAGACAAGGTGTCTTATGCTTCCATGATCAGTATTTATCTCAAGAACGAGGAGTTTCAGAAAGCTGAGAGGCTTTACTATGAAATTCCTGATGGTATGAGTAGCATTGTGGCGGACTCTGCTATGGTGCATGCATATGCTAAGGTTGGTAGAATGGATAGAGCGAGGgagatatttgatgaaatgccCGAGAGGAATGCATTTTCTTGGACTAGTTTGATCTCAGGATATTTTAAACTAGGGAGAGTTGGCGAGGCTCTTAAGCTTTTTGGGGAAATGCCTGAAAGccaaaaaaatgagattacATGGACTAATGTGGTTTTGGGTTTAGGACGAAATGGATTGATTGATGAAGCGCGAAGTGCTTTTGATCTGATGCCTGTGAAAAATGTCGTTGCATGGACATCGATGATCAAGGCTTATGTTGAGAATGATCTGGTTGATGAGGCACTCAAACTCTTTCATGAGATGCCACAGTATAATTTGTACTCTTggaacattattatttatgggCTTTTGGATGAGAGTAGAGTAAATGAAGCTAAGGAACTATTTGATTCGATGCCTTGGAGGAATACTGTTTCTTGGACTACTATGGTCACAGGTCTTGCTAGAAACGGGATGGTTGAATTAGCAAGGAGATACTTTGATCAAATGCCAAATAAGGATGTTTCAGCATGGAATGCAATGATCACAGCTTATACTGATGTAGGTCGAATGGGTGAGGCAAGTGAGCTTTTTAAGTTAATGTCTGGTAGAAATATCGTGACTTGGAATGCTATGATTGATGGGTATGCGAAAGATCGGCAAGAGGATGAAGCCTTTAGGCACTTTATTTGGATGCTTCATAGCTGCATTAGGCCAAATGAGACAAGTCTTACTAGTGTACTAACTTCATGCAGAGGTATGGTTGGGGTGTTACAAGTTCATGGGCTTGTTGTGCATCTTGGttttgagaaagaaagagcaaTGGCTAATACACTGATTACCATGTATTACAGAAGTGGTGATGTTACCTCTGCTCGGACTGCATTTGACAGTCTTGAGGCAAAGGATGTTGTAACATGGACTGCAATGATATTGGCATATTCTAATCATGGATTTGGTTTACAGGCACTGCAGGCATTTGCTAAGATGTTACGATCAGGACACACACCGGATGAGATTACTCTAGTAGGAGTCTTGTCGGCATGTAGTCATGCTGGCCTTGTCAAGAAAGGTCAAATGATTTTTGACTCCATGACGACTTATGGTTTAGAACCTATGCCAGAGCACTACTCTTGCCTTGTTGACATCCTAGGACGAGCTGGGCTGGTGAATGAAGCCATGAAAGTTGTACGTGAGATGCCTCCAGACAAATATGATGGTGCAGTTCTTGGGGCATTGCTTGGAGCTTGTAGGTTGCATGGAAATGAGGGGCTGGTTGATCATATAGGTGATGAGCTAATAGCGCTTGAGCCAGCTAGCTCTGGTGGATATGTGCTATTGGCAAATGTTTATGCCGCATCTGGAAAGTGGGATAAGTTTTCagaattaagaaagaaaatgaaggaaagGGAAGTGAAAAAAGTGCCTGGTTTCAGTCAAATTGAAGTTAACGGCAAGAGTCACGTATTTCTGGTGGGTGACAGATCTCATTCTGAAATGAAGGAGATTTACATGTTGCTGCATGAGAAACTTCTTCCTCAGATGCAAGATATTGGTCACGAAATTGCAAATATCCCTGCAGTATTATAGTTTGAGAATGGATCAGTCAGTTTTTTATCTTCAATCATCTTCTAAACCTCACTGAAGATAAGTAGCATTTGAGAGGTAACAAGAACATAGATTGGTAGTGGTGATGCATCTGAAGTTTAGGTGATCAGCACAAGAACCATGGGGGTTCATgcatttttgtctctcaatgAGTATCAAAGTAGGATTTGAACATCAATCAGGTTGATGAATTGAAGAAGGTAGGTTGGTAGTGGGGATGTATCTGAAGTTTaggtgatttttgtttttcaatgaGTAAGCAAGGGAGGATTTGAACATCAACCAGTATGATGAATTGACCTTCGCTCCTAGAAACTGAGGCAGAGAATATTGGAGGCATTACTTTCAAGTTTGAGAAACTTTATGAAAGagttttaaaatcattttcttgagGTATTATGTGTTGGCATGTCTTTTGGGTGTAGTCTCTGagtgtttataattaataaggaTCTGGTCTTGGTTGAATTTTCAGGGATAGATGTTCATGCAAGATGTGAAGATCCACGACAGCATGAGCTAACCCCTTTATGTCTGCAATTAACAGGTGATCAGCAGTCTTCAATATCATGGAATTTCCGGAGCAATGTGGATAATGATGGTTTActtgtgaattttttattattagttattattattttgaacttttatatGAAAAGACACCATTTGCCTTCCCCATTACCATATAATCCCCGATTTTCCTCTTGTCCTTGTTTTGTCCTATTTCACCAATAATATATCCAGCCACAGAAATCATCTTATTTTACCCCCATGCTATGCAGGCTACTTAGTCATCTCTATGTAATTAAGATAACTGTGGATCATACAATAATCATTTGGAACCATAGGTTGAAACTCAAGAGAGACAAATCAGAACActttaatcaataaaagataaacCCCTTCCAATTTTAGAATCATTTCTTAACTGCATTGAGTGTAAATGCATTAATTACTTGTGCGTATGGCAGCTTGTCTCGAAACTTCTGAAAACTGACTCTTGTACTGGTATATCCTGTTGGCTGTTGCtgtattgaatttataatttagaaaatgcaGAGGTATTCCAGTTGGAGTCTATCCACTCACACTGAGCTTAAGTTATTAACTTTTCTTGTCAGGTTTATGTGATTTTGCTGGGATAGGATGAGTCCTGTACCATCTTGCCCTCAGTAGAAGGAAGTCTCACCAGAAGCTGTTGGAGTCACAGATCCTGCGGTGAAGGAAATTATATCAGGCACATAGATAGCAGAGTAAGACGACTCTTAAGAAGTTAGGGGAGACGCCGCGTGGGGAGAAAGTATCTCTAGCTGCGGCACTGCCAGAAAGTATCTGGTGGCTGTAGAATCCACTGGTCACCCTTGAATTCTCCATTAGCGGCTTATAGAATTGGAGAGCAATCTGTCTCCCAGCTTCAGGCTTTCCGGCTGCTGGAATCTTTGCAAAGGCAACTATGATCACTCAAGTGGAATTTAATCGAAGAACCTGTAAGTATGCGGCATAGGATGCTTACACCAAGTTAACCAACAGCGAGCCTCTTTCTGGGTCCAGCAATTGCACTTTCATGGGATGCTTACGGCTGGACTGGAGTGGTCCAACATATGTATGTTCTTACTTCGCCTAAATTGATTTCTCAAGCCCAGTGGATTCTTTTTAGTGAAAGCATTTTCTCATCATCTCAAGTCACTCTACTTTTTTCACATTCATACTGTTCAAACATACTGTAAacaaatgttaaattattattgaaccATGGCTAAATCATGTTTACAAACATTATCTATATCTAtctgtatttatattttttatataaaagtgtGAATCACTTAAAaagtttctttctcttttttattggATTAAGTTAATCTTGTAAAAtgatatacttattaatttctattaactaatatttattgcttttcccattatagttatttagtcattttttttttgtttattatattcacAATATAATGTACTTACTTGATAAAAAATACTCCTATGATATAACATgagatgacaaaaaaaaaaatatgaaaactgGAACGATTTAATGTTGAGAAATTTTCtggcataaatataaattagaattgGTTAGATCActtaacatattaaaatagataaaatgacgaatgaaaatcaattaaatgaattgtcatataaaatgaatattttaaagagtAACGtagattaaaagaaaaaagagaatcaATTAAATCACTTATCATCTAAAgtgaacattttttttatagtaagataaattaaaatataatttgagcatttgagatataattattgtgtatgttatatgattttttaatcatttataatagggataattatatttacacaccACTCACCTACTGtcttttacacaaaccattcctatcttttaaaaaattacaaaaaccaccCTGACAGCctttaaaatccaaaaatacatCTATAAACTAGGTCAActgttaaaataatttttcaacaacagAAATGCCCTTAAGggtgtttctgtaattatcaaaaggtagaaggggtgtcaaagtaatatttatgctTTTTGCATATTGCACCATTCGTTCTCGGTTTTTAGCATATTTCAAGCCTATATTTTGCATTCCATGAATATTTATCATTCTCACATCATATTTTACcattattttaactttattcaagtttttccttttatttcttcttaaatCATTATTGACTTAAGTATCGGAGTGCTAACCTCTGTTTTACAGGGCTAGTCCTTCgataatcttaaaattttcttaaagatcTTTCGACCCTTGTGGTGTGGCCAAATTTCTGGTACGCATCAATATTAGTtcttaaacaaattaatagttcttacaaattacatttttcaaaacgATTCAAAGTTTATAacatgtttataatttttataactatcttttatcaaattaataaataataagataaatattgaCTGTCCACGTGGACGACGTGGGTgcacttaaaaaaataggatacGTCcctattacaaaagaaaattgaaaataaaaaatcaattaagtCACTTAATTTTGACTGGTTCAAACTTCCTAGTAAAGTTCATAAAGTAAATATATCAAActgataataaaatagttaactATGAATAAGAAAGATGATATTGAAACTCAAATGACGAAGATGataaacaattacataaaaaaaataaaacttaataaaGCCATAAGCAATATCAAAGATGAGGTCCCTGTCCAGTGTCAAATCCTAATCAAACATTATCCAGCCCAGACAAAGAGAGCCAACATATCCTTCAAAGACAATCTCTCtgtttttttcaacttttttagcTTAGACACTGAAACAGTTGCTAAGTTATAAATAGAACTCAACACAAGAATACCAATGATTGCTGCACTGCCATAGAAATGGGATTTTTGCACTTAGAATATACAAatctttgtgaaatttaaaCAACAACACCTACTTTAATATTGAACACTGCCAAATTCTTCAAATACATGTATGTAGTTGATGTCAGATGGTAGAGATCCTGATGACTAATTTACAATGGCCATCTTATGTCAAATAGAGACAATCAAGAAGCAGAGAAATACCTGTATTTGCATGTAATGAAAAACTGAGACCTAGAGTCCTTGGTTGAACTTCTCTAAGAACCTTTTATGAGATTCTTGCCTTTGTAACCTTATACTGTCATTGAATTTCTTGATGAAGGCCTCAAATTGCTTGTTGAGCTCGGTGATGCTCATCGAAGGATCCCTCCTGAGGCCTCCTCGACGTGTTACAGAAACTGCATCATTGAAAGTCACAGCTTTCCTCAGCTCCTTCCATTTAGGGGTTGACGGCAGCAACTCCTCTGAGTCGAGGCGTTGCACCGAAGCAGTGCTTCTTCTTGGAGGCACGTCCCACGTTTCGCTCTTTTTCAGCTGTTCTCTCTTAGGCCTTTGCTGTCCTCCTCCAGTTATCGCCTTCCATGTCGCGTCCAGTGTGTCTTCATCCTCGTTCTCTTTGTAGTCTGAGAGATCGCTTGCtgcttcctcctcctccttgaACACTTCCTTCCCTTTTCTtggaagaggaggaaaatcTGTAGTAAccatta from Sesamum indicum cultivar Zhongzhi No. 13 linkage group LG3, S_indicum_v1.0, whole genome shotgun sequence harbors:
- the LOC105157493 gene encoding pentatricopeptide repeat-containing protein At4g02750-like yields the protein MIGGRSSWKLHLTVQNNIPVLWTCISFLCNENRRTLQELYTTSATATSNSKSSILSRSRFSSLSEKKDDSVACLSFSSTYDYNVRMGELGRRGNVSAACKLFESMPERDKVSYASMISIYLKNEEFQKAERLYYEIPDGMSSIVADSAMVHAYAKVGRMDRAREIFDEMPERNAFSWTSLISGYFKLGRVGEALKLFGEMPESQKNEITWTNVVLGLGRNGLIDEARSAFDLMPVKNVVAWTSMIKAYVENDLVDEALKLFHEMPQYNLYSWNIIIYGLLDESRVNEAKELFDSMPWRNTVSWTTMVTGLARNGMVELARRYFDQMPNKDVSAWNAMITAYTDVGRMGEASELFKLMSGRNIVTWNAMIDGYAKDRQEDEAFRHFIWMLHSCIRPNETSLTSVLTSCRGMVGVLQVHGLVVHLGFEKERAMANTLITMYYRSGDVTSARTAFDSLEAKDVVTWTAMILAYSNHGFGLQALQAFAKMLRSGHTPDEITLVGVLSACSHAGLVKKGQMIFDSMTTYGLEPMPEHYSCLVDILGRAGLVNEAMKVVREMPPDKYDGAVLGALLGACRLHGNEGLVDHIGDELIALEPASSGGYVLLANVYAASGKWDKFSELRKKMKEREVKKVPGFSQIEVNGKSHVFLVGDRSHSEMKEIYMLLHEKLLPQMQDIGHEIANIPAVL